A region of Elusimicrobiota bacterium DNA encodes the following proteins:
- a CDS encoding ribulose-phosphate 3-epimerase, with protein sequence MAPSILSADFARLAEEVRRVEKAGADWLHVDVMDGHFVPNLTIGPVVVHWLKKCTRLPLDVHLMIEHPEKYIPDFAKAGAWNITVHWEACRRPADVLRLIKKQGCRAGMSVRPRTPIEKVAPYLKELDVVLVMTVEPGFGGQSFMPDMLSKIRWLRERNTKLKSSHQPWIEVDGGINNETAPLAVHAGAEVLVAGNAIFAAKDPAAALQTLRHRAQTPIL encoded by the coding sequence ATCGCGCCGTCCATCCTGTCCGCCGATTTCGCGCGCCTGGCCGAGGAGGTCCGTCGGGTGGAAAAGGCCGGCGCGGACTGGCTTCATGTGGACGTCATGGACGGCCATTTCGTGCCCAACCTGACCATCGGGCCGGTGGTGGTCCATTGGTTGAAGAAATGCACCCGTCTTCCGTTGGATGTCCACCTCATGATCGAACATCCCGAAAAATACATTCCCGATTTCGCCAAGGCCGGGGCCTGGAACATCACGGTCCATTGGGAAGCCTGCCGCCGACCGGCGGATGTGTTACGGTTGATCAAAAAACAGGGGTGTCGGGCGGGGATGTCAGTGCGGCCCCGCACGCCCATCGAAAAGGTGGCGCCCTATTTAAAAGAGTTGGATGTGGTTTTGGTCATGACGGTGGAGCCCGGATTCGGCGGCCAATCGTTCATGCCGGACATGCTTTCCAAGATCCGTTGGCTCCGGGAACGGAACACCAAGCTCAAAAGCTCCCACCAACCATGGATCGAAGTGGACGGCGGCATTAACAACGAAACAGCCCCCCTCGCCGTCCACGCCGGGGCCGAGGTTCTGGTAGCCGGAAACGCCATTTTCGCCGCCAAAGACCCCGCCGCCGCCCTCCAAACCCTCCGCCACCGCGCTCAAACCCCTATCCTGTAA
- a CDS encoding PASTA domain-containing protein: protein MSPDYPNIPDDTPPGSLKDDRLAALAHRLGTKGARFRLSSLALFVFLFIVAALASVLALHWAVSGFLHSRKNVTVPDLTGKNLEQALDLLSPQGLGLTKEAVQFDESSPPGAILRQAPPPGLQVREGKIVRVTLSSGGQVLFIPDLTAVTITEAQNRLRAAGLALGAVTQVYSIEKAAGIVIEQNPASNGVAHRNAMVDLRVSKGPPPEGTVLMPDFVNRPYAQARQWAEDQHISPDVKEELTAAFLPGLVIRQTPAPDSTVAEKTAIHFVVARSSSAQSQDVVMVRYQVPEGSDRVTVRVVLRDDGGEREVFSSAQGGGSVVEVPVSPQGAARARIFVNGVLVEEKPLP from the coding sequence ATGTCTCCTGACTATCCCAATATTCCAGACGATACACCCCCTGGTTCCCTGAAAGACGATCGCTTGGCCGCCCTCGCCCATCGATTAGGGACGAAGGGAGCCCGCTTCCGGCTCAGTTCCTTGGCGTTGTTCGTTTTTCTCTTTATCGTGGCCGCCCTGGCCTCGGTTTTGGCTCTTCATTGGGCTGTTTCCGGTTTTCTTCATTCGCGGAAAAACGTTACCGTGCCGGACCTCACGGGGAAAAATCTGGAGCAGGCCCTGGACCTTCTTTCTCCCCAAGGGCTCGGGCTCACCAAAGAGGCCGTCCAGTTCGATGAAAGTTCGCCGCCGGGAGCCATTCTCCGTCAAGCCCCGCCGCCTGGGCTCCAAGTGCGGGAGGGAAAAATCGTCCGCGTGACCCTTTCTTCGGGCGGGCAGGTCCTTTTCATTCCCGACCTCACGGCGGTGACCATCACCGAAGCCCAAAACCGCCTTCGGGCGGCGGGGCTCGCGTTGGGAGCCGTCACCCAGGTCTATTCCATCGAGAAAGCGGCGGGCATCGTCATCGAGCAGAACCCGGCTTCCAACGGCGTCGCTCACCGCAACGCCATGGTGGACCTCCGGGTCTCCAAAGGTCCGCCGCCCGAGGGAACCGTGTTGATGCCGGACTTCGTTAACCGCCCCTACGCCCAGGCCCGCCAGTGGGCCGAGGACCAACACATTTCCCCCGACGTGAAAGAGGAGCTGACCGCCGCTTTTCTCCCCGGGCTGGTGATTCGACAGACGCCGGCCCCCGATTCGACCGTTGCGGAAAAAACCGCCATCCATTTCGTCGTGGCCCGTTCTTCCAGCGCGCAATCCCAAGACGTCGTCATGGTCCGTTATCAAGTGCCGGAAGGGTCGGATCGGGTCACGGTCCGCGTCGTGCTTCGCGACGACGGAGGGGAACGCGAGGTCTTTTCCTCGGCTCAGGGAGGAGGTTCCGTTGTGGAGGTCCCCGTCTCGCCTCAAGGCGCCGCCCGGGCCCGGATTTTCGTGAACGGAGTTTTGGTGGAGGAAAAACCCCTCCCGTGA
- the rlmN gene encoding 23S rRNA (adenine(2503)-C(2))-methyltransferase RlmN — MTSSAVAARPLLDIPFNDWFKVLGLEPKEAYRVRQVQTWVFERRVKTFGEMSDLPQALRERWEGAFRLRTLRLTRREVSAEDGTARLFFEASDGRSFSAVYLPAKGGEGDRSALCLSTQVGCAWGCVFCASGRVPLERNLTPSEMVEQVLWAEEAFGHKINSLVFMGMGEPLANYANLISALQILRSPLGLNFGARHVTVSTSGLVPQIEALAREAPKVNLAISLHAADDETRKKLLPKASAWTIKTLLKAAWDYQRATGRGRVTFEYILIKGVNDSVREAQRLANLLRSKKAWVNLIAYNPVAGVPYEAPDEASVRAFAKVLGERALFVRVRKPQGTDIAAGCGQLGEARSL; from the coding sequence GTGACTTCTTCCGCCGTCGCCGCGCGGCCTCTGCTGGATATTCCCTTCAACGACTGGTTCAAGGTTTTAGGCCTTGAACCCAAGGAGGCCTATCGCGTTCGGCAGGTCCAAACCTGGGTCTTTGAACGGCGCGTGAAAACCTTCGGCGAGATGAGCGATCTGCCCCAGGCGCTCCGTGAAAGATGGGAAGGCGCCTTTCGTTTGAGAACGTTGCGTCTGACCCGCCGGGAAGTCTCCGCCGAGGATGGGACCGCGCGGCTTTTTTTTGAGGCTTCGGACGGGCGATCTTTTTCAGCGGTCTATCTGCCGGCCAAGGGCGGCGAGGGGGACCGGTCGGCCCTTTGCCTATCAACCCAAGTTGGGTGCGCTTGGGGTTGCGTGTTTTGCGCGTCCGGGCGGGTGCCGTTGGAGCGCAACCTCACTCCGTCCGAAATGGTGGAGCAGGTCCTTTGGGCCGAAGAGGCCTTCGGCCATAAGATCAACAGCCTGGTGTTCATGGGGATGGGTGAGCCCCTGGCCAACTACGCCAACCTGATTTCCGCTCTCCAAATCCTCCGCTCGCCTTTGGGATTGAATTTCGGCGCGCGTCACGTGACGGTGTCCACGTCGGGCTTGGTTCCTCAAATCGAGGCGCTGGCCCGGGAGGCGCCCAAGGTGAACCTGGCCATCAGTCTCCACGCGGCGGACGATGAAACGCGAAAGAAGCTCCTGCCGAAGGCGTCCGCCTGGACCATTAAAACATTGCTCAAAGCGGCCTGGGATTATCAGCGCGCCACCGGCCGGGGCCGCGTGACGTTTGAATACATTTTGATCAAGGGCGTGAACGATTCGGTCCGAGAGGCTCAACGGTTGGCCAACCTGCTCCGAAGCAAGAAGGCCTGGGTCAATTTGATCGCCTACAACCCCGTGGCGGGGGTGCCTTACGAGGCGCCGGACGAGGCGTCCGTGCGCGCTTTCGCGAAGGTGTTGGGGGAGCGGGCCCTGTTCGTTCGGGTTCGCAAGCCCCAAGGCACCGATATCGCCGCGGGTTGCGGCCAGTTAGGCGAGGCGCGTTCTCTGTGA